In the Engraulis encrasicolus isolate BLACKSEA-1 chromosome 9, IST_EnEncr_1.0, whole genome shotgun sequence genome, one interval contains:
- the LOC134455254 gene encoding probable proton-coupled zinc antiporter SLC30A4, translated as MSGEIEYCSAGAEADGTSIDTIITEDDDDSQLDSSLTTPSVSMDSCENCLRRENRDKQRRVMKRLGFAAVLYFLFMVGEIVGGYIANSLAIMTDALHMLTDLVGIIVSLLALWLSQKPPNKRFTFGYHRSEVVAAGISVLLIYILTGVLLNEAVKRTVSQDFSIDGDVMLITAAVGVAVNLIMGLLLNQMGHLHSHSHGPRQPAQTQSGAHGHGKGQGQGQGQGEGNLAVRAAFVHALGDLVQSVGVLIAAYVVRFKPEYKLADPICTYVFSILVLFTTVRIVRDTLIILLEGAPKHVDVAAIQEDLLSLEEVQAVEELNIWALTAEKTMAMAHLQLVHSRRGSWERVQAKARDVLLHSHAVSHCTIQIQHSRPRAPSTCTSCQPLSL; from the exons ATGTCTGGAGAAATAGAGTATTGTTCAGCCGGTGCTGAGGCTGATGGAACTTCCATCGACACCATTATCACTGAGGACGATGATGACTCTCAGCTTGACTCCAGCCTCACAACCCCAAGTGTAAGCATGGACTCTTGCGAGAACTGTTTGAGGAGAGAAAATCGGGACAAGCAACGAAGGGTGATGAAGAGACTTGGCTTTGCAGCTGTGCTGTATTTCCTGTTTATGGTGGGAGAGATTGTCG GTGGTTACATAGCCAATAGCCTTGCAATCATGACTGATGCCCTCCACATGTTGACGGACCTCGTTGGCATCATTGTGTCTCTGCTGGCCTTGTGGTTGTCACAAAAGCCTCCAAACAAGCGGTTCACCTTTGGATACCATCGCTCAG AGGTGGTGGCAGCAGGGATCAGCGTGTTGCTGATATACATCCTGACCGGGGTGTTGCTGAATGAGGCGGTGAAGAGGACCGTTAGCCAGGACTTCAGCATAGACGGAGACGTCATGCTCATCACTGCAGCCGTTGGAGTCGCGGTCAATTTGAT AATGGGACTTCTCTTAAACCAAATGGGGCACCTACACTCACACTCCCATGGACCCCGTCAGCCCGCCCAAACACAGAGTGGTGCCCATGGGCATGgcaaggggcaggggcaggggcaggggcagggggagggCAATCTAGCCGTCAGGGCAGCATTCGTCCATGCCCTCGGAGACCTGGTGCAGAGCGTCGGTGTGCTGATAGCAGCCTATGTGGTTCGCTTTAAG CCAGAGTATAAACTTGCTGACCCAATATGCACTTATGTGTTCTCAATCCTTGTGCTCTTCACCACCGTGAGAATCGTAAGGGACACGCTCATTATTTTACTGGAAG GGGCGCCTAAGCATGTGGATGTGGCAGCCATCCAGGAAGACCTGCTGAGCTTGGAGGAGGTGCAGGCGGTAGAGGAGCTGAACATCTGGGCACTGACGGCCGAGAAGACCATGGCCATGGCTCACCTGCAGCTCG TGCACTCTAGACGTGGGAGCTGGGAGAGGGTACAGGCTAAGGCCAGAGATGTCCTGCTGCACTCTCACGCCGTCTCTCACTGCACCATCCAGATACAACACTCCCGGCCCCGGGCCCCAAGCACATGTACTAGCTGCCAACCTCTGAGTTtgtga
- the LOC134455689 gene encoding tripartite motif-containing protein 16-like — protein MAEASVLLAQDEFICPICLDLLKDPVGIPCGHSFCMDCMSDYWDQEDPKGVYRCPQCRQIFTPRPVLGRNTMLAKVVEKLKLLGLQSASADHSYLGPGDVECDICSGRKRKAVKSCLICLSSYCETHFRAHNDLNPGKKHKVIDAAGKLEDLICSQHDKLLEVFCRTDQMCICMLCVMDDHKGHDTVSVAAARTEKQTELGDTQRKLQEIIKEKEHHIQELRDGVETLQCSADAAVENTEIVFTEIISSIEKRRSEVTKLIRDQERVDVSRAEELMETLGQEITELKRKVTELEQFSQSENNIQFLKSFQSLCASTISDKASTCSVHTDVLFESVSDGLTMLKEKLQDVLHQGLQDMTKTEKFRPLEPEAREYFLKYSCQMTLDPNTANNFLRLSEGNTVVERVTVSQSYPDHADRFNVERQVMCSEATSRPTRCYWEVEWSGHEVLIAVSYKGLKRKGNNNEVYLGYNTNSWALYFHPSGFWFYHNNKQTKLPHAQSSSRIGVYVDHRAGTLSFYSVSDCMTLLHKVQTTFHEELYPAFWLDSIGSKIKLCL, from the exons ATGGCTGAGGCCAGTGTTTTATTAGCACAAGATGAGTtcatctgtccaatctgtttggaTCTACTGAAGGATCCTGTAGGGATTCCATGTGGACACAGTTTTTGCATGGATTGTATGTCCGACTACTGGGATCAAGAGGATCCAAAGGGAGTCTACCGCTGCCCACAGTGCAGGCAGATTTTTACTCCAAGGCCAGTTCTGGGCAGAAACACCATGCTGGCCAAAGTGGTGGAGAAGCTCAAGCTTCTGGGACTCCAGTCTGCTTCTGCTGACCACTCCTACTtgggacctggagatgtggagtgtgacatctgctctgggagaaagcggaaggctgtcaagtcctgtcttaTTTGTCTGTCCTCTTACTGTGAAACTCACTTCAGAGCTCATAATGATTTAAACCCAGGAAAGAAACACAAAGTGATTGACGCTGCTGGTAAACTAGAGGATCTGATCTGCTCTCAGCATGACAAACTGCTGGAGGTCTTCTGTCGCACTGATCagatgtgcatatgcatgctgtgtgtcatGGATGACCACAAAGGGCATGACACCGTTTCAGTCGCAGCAGCGAGGACAGAGAAACAG ACAGAGTTGGGAGACACTCAGAGAAAATTACAAGAGATCATCAAAGAAAAAGAGCATCATATTCAAGAGCTAAGAGATGGTGTGGAAACTCTTCAG TGTTCTGCTGATGCAGCAGTGGAGAATACTGAGATTGTCTTCACTGAGATTATCAGCTCCATTGAGAAAAGACGATCTGAAGTGACAAAGCTGATCAGAGATCAAGAGAGGGTGgatgtgagtcgagctgaagaacTCATGGAGACACTGGGACAGGAGATCACTGAGCTGAAGAGGAAAGTTACTGAGCTTGAGCAGTTCTCACAAAGTGAAAATAACATCCAGTTTCTCAAG AGTTTCCAGTCTCTTTGTGCCTCCACTATATCTGACAAGGCATCTACATGCTCAGTGCATACAGATGTGCTTTTTGAGAGTGTGAGTGACGGCCTCACTATGCTCAAAGAGAAACTGCAGGATGTGCTCCACCAGGGACTACAGGACATGACGAAAACTG AAAAATTCAGACCTCTAGAGCCTGAGGCCAGAGAATATTTCCTAAAAT AttcctgtcagatgactttggaCCCCAACACAGCCAATAATTTCCTGAGATTGTCTGAAGGAAACACAGTTGTCGAAAGGGTTACAGTGagtcagtcatatcctgatcatgcAGACAGATTTAATGTTGAACGCCAGGTGATGTGCTCAGAGGCTACATCTAGGCCTACcaggtgctactgggaggttgagtggtctGGGCATGAAGTGCTAATAGCTGTTTCATATAAGGGGCTGAAGAGGAAAGGAAATAATAATGAAGTATACCTTGGGTACAATACAAACTCCTGGGCATTGTATTTTCATCCATCTGGGTTCTGGTTCTACCATAATAATAAACAAACTAAACTCCCTCATGCTCAGTCCTCctctagaataggagtgtatgtggatcacagggcaggaactctgagctTCTACAGTGTCTCTGACTGTATGACTCTGCTGCACAAAGTACAGACCACATTCCATGAGGAGCTGTATCCTGCCTTTTGGCTCGACAGCATTGGCAGCAAAATTAAATTGTGCCTCTGA